In Heteronotia binoei isolate CCM8104 ecotype False Entrance Well chromosome 16, APGP_CSIRO_Hbin_v1, whole genome shotgun sequence, a single genomic region encodes these proteins:
- the LOC132585216 gene encoding roundabout homolog 1-like, producing the protein MPRPNVIWTKDGVRVVAREISIEKLGDTYYLLKRNASLADSGKYICIATNEVGEAFCSAFIRVIEKNTNVQIPGRTETKSKKERGYLSEKMKPTAIPEALQGQDSHCLRGQRQMAKNWSTRTPTT; encoded by the exons ATGCCAAGGCCAAATGTCATTTGGACAAAGGATGGCGTCAGAGTGGTAGCAAGAGAAATTAGT ATTGAGAAATTAGGGGACACctactaccttttaaaaagaaacgCGTCCCTTGCTGACTCCGGAAAATATATTTGCATTGCCACTAATGAAGTCGGGGAGGCATTCTGCTCCGCTTTCATAAGAGTAATAG AGAAGAATACAAATGTACAGATCCCCGGCAGAACTGAGACTAAATCAAAGAAAGAACGGGGCTATTTGTCAGAAAAAATGAAGCCAACTGCAATACCTGAAGCATTACAAGGTCAGGATTCACACTGCTTGAGAGGTCAAAGGCAAATGGCTAAAAACTGGTCCACAAG